The following DNA comes from Ornithinimicrobium avium.
CGGTCGCGAGGGAGCCGGGCATCGCCGTCACGGGCTCCGGGCTGGACGCCGCGATCGGCCCGGTGGTGCGGCTGGACGTCCTCCCGGACCCGCACGGGGTGCCGGCGCAGGACGCCGGCGTGGAGTCCGACCGGCTGCGCGTGGCTCTCGAGGAGTCCGGGGGCCGGCTGGAGGAGCTGGCCGACCGGGCTCTGAGCGACCTCGGGCGCGGGGAGGCCGAGGTCTTCACCGCGCAGGCCACCCTGCTGCGCGACCCGCAGATCACCGGGGCGGCGACGGAGCGCATCGAGGGCGGGTCGTCCGCTGCCGGTGCCTGGTGGGACGCGGTCGCCGAGGCGGCAGGTCGCTTCGAGGAGCTGGACGACCCCTACCAGCGCGAGCGGGCGCTCGACGTGCGCAGCGTCGGCGAGCGCGTCCTGCGCGAGCTTCTCGGCCTGGCCGAGCCGGAGGTCGCCGGCGAGGGCGTCCTCGTCGTCGACGAGCTCGATCCCGGGCTCGCGCTCGCGCTCGACCCCGGGCGGGTCCACGGTGTGCTCACCAGGCACGGCGGCACGACCGGCCACGGCGTGCTGGTGGCGACGGCGCGGGGCATGCCGGTCCTCACCGGCGTCGGCTCGCGGCTCGACGTGCCCGACGGCACCGTGGTCGCCTTCGACGCCCGCAACGGGCGGCTCGAGGTCGACCCGGGGCCGCAGGAGCGCGCGGAGTTCGAGGAGATGGTCACCCGGCGCCGCACGGAGCGCGAGCAGGGGCTGCGCGACGCCCACGTGCCCGCTCTCACCGCCGACCACGTGCGCGTCCGGGTCAAGGCCAACGTCGCCTCCCTCGCCGTGGCCCGCGCCGGTGCGGGGCAGGGCGCCGACGGCGCGGGGCTGGTCCGCACCGAGGCGGTCTTCGCCCGCTGGCGCCAGGCTCCGACGGTGGAGCAGCAGGTCGAGGTGTATGCCGCGCTGGCCGAGGTCTTCGACCCGCACGACGTGACGATCCGGACGTGGGACGCCGGCGCGGACAAGCCGCTGGCGTTCATGCCCGCGGAGGAGGGCCGCAACCCCTTCCTCGGCCTCCGGGGGTTGCGCGCCTTCGTCGCCCAGCCCGCGCTGCTGCTGGACCAGCTCGAGGCCATCTGCAGGGTCGCGGTCGACCACCCCCTGCGGGTGCTCTTCCCCATGGTCTCCACCGCCGACGACGTGCGGACCGCCCGCTCGTTCCTGGCGCGGGCGGCCGCCCGCGCGGGCCTGCCCGGCCCGCCGGAGGGGCTGGGCGTCGGGATCATGGTCGAGGTCCCCGCCGCGGCCCTGTGCGTCGGCACGCTGGCCGGGGGTCTGGACTTCGTCTCCGTGGGGTCCAACGACCTCGCGCAGTACGTGCTGGCCGCCGAGCGCGGCAGCCCCGCGCTCGCGGCGTGGTCCGATCCCCTCGAGCCGGCCGTGCTCCAGCTCGTGCGGCACGTGGCCGACCACGTCCCGCCGGGCGTGGCCGTGAGCTTCTGCGGCGCGAGCGCCTCCGACCCCGACCTGGCCGGGCTGCTCGTCGGGCTCGGCGTGGACGAGCTGAGCGCGACGGCGTCGGCGGTCCCGATGGTCAAGCGGGCACTTCGGGCCGGCTCCACGTGGGAGTACCGCGAGCTGGCCGACCGGGCGCTGGCGGCCCCGGACGCCGCCGCGGTCCGCGAGCTGGTCGGCCCGGCCGTCCGCGGGGCGGCTCTCAGCGCACCCCGAGCGGGCGGAACTGCACGCTGATCCTCGGACCGACCGGTCGACTCGTCTTGGGCACGCAGTGGTCCCACGTGCGCTGGCAGCTGCCGCCCATGACCAGCAGGTCGCCGTGCCCGAGGACGTGGCGCGTGCTCGTGCCACCGCCCCGTGGCCGGAGCATCAGCGTCCGCGGCGAACCCAGGCTCACGATCGCGACCATCGTGTCCTGGTGGGTGCTGCGGCCGTGCCGGTCGCCGTGCCAGGCGACGCTGTCGCGGCCGTCGCGGTAGAGGCACATCCCGGCGGTGCGGAACGGCTCCCCGAGCTCGCGCGCGTAGTGCTGCGACAGCGCCTCGCGCGCCCGCGTCAGGACCGGGTCGGGCAGGGTCTCGTGCTCGCGGTAGAACCTCAGCAGACGCGGGGTGTCGACCTCCTGGTCCCACATCGTGCGGCGCTCCGCGCGCCACTCCACGCCGGCCGGTCCGCCCAGGGCGAGCCGGGCGAACAGCTCGTCCGCGCCGGTCAGCCAGCCCGGGCGCACGTCCACCCAGGCACCGTGGGACAGCGTGGTGCGGCGGACCGCGCCGGCCAGCGGGCGCAGACCGACCTCGTCGACCTGGTCGAGCAAGGAACCCTGGAGCATCATGGTCATGAGCATAGAACAGGTGTGCTAATCGCGCCAGGTGTCCTGCACCCCGGCCTGCCGCCACGGATCCGGGCGTGCACGGGGGACAATGGGTCCATGCCCACCTACCGCGAAGCAGCAGTCGTGCTGCGCACGCACAAGCTGGGCGAGGCCGACCGCATCGTCACCCTGCTCACCCGCGGGCGCGGCAAGGTCCGCGCCGTCGCCAAGGGCGTGCGCCGCACCAGGAGCAAGTTCGGCGCACGGCTCGAGCCGGGGATGGTCGTCGACGTCCAGTGCTACGAGGGGCGCAACCTGGACACGATCACCCAGGCCGACGGGCTGGCCGCCTACGGCGAGGCGATCGCTCGCGACTACCCCTCCTTCACGGCCGCCAGCGTCATGCTCGAGACCTGCGAGCAGCTCACCGAGGAGGGACAGCCCGCGCTCCAGCACTTCCGGCTGCTCGCGGGGGGACTCTCCGCCCTCGCCTCGGGCGAGCACGAGGCGCGTCTGGTCCTCGACTCCTACCTGGTGCGGGCGCTGGCGATCGGGGGCTGGCGGGCCAGCTTCCACGACTGCGCGCGCTGCGGCATGGAGGGGCCGCACCGCGCCTTCCACGTCCCGTCGGGCGGGTCGGTGTGCCCGTCATGCCGCCCGCCCGGCTCCTCGGCGCCCGCACCGGAGACGCTGGACCTGCTCGGGGCCCTGTTCAGCGGCGACTGGGTGGTCGCCGACGCCAGCCAGCGGCGCCACCGCAGCGAGGCGAGCGGGCTCGTGGCCGCATACCTGCAGTGGCACCTGGAGCGCGGGGTGAGATCGTTGCGCCACGTCGAGAGGATCCACTGACCCCATGGCCGCCCGCCAGCCGCAACCACCCTTCCCGCACCCCTCCGGGGCGCGCCCGCCCGCCGTGCCGCGCGAGCTGGTGCCGCGACACGTGGCGATCGTCATGGACGGCAACGGACGGTGGGCCAACCAGCGCGGGCTGAGGCGGACGCAGGGGCACGAGGCGGGGGAGGCCTCCCTGCTCGACGTCGTCGCCGGCGCGATCGAGATCGGCGTGGAGTGCATCTCCGCCTACGCCTTCTCCACCGAGAACTGGCGGCGCAGCCCCGACGAGGTGCGCTTCCTCATGGGCTTCAACCGGGACGTCATCCACCGGCGCCGCGACCAGCTGGACTCCTGGGGGGTGCGGATGTTCTGGTCGGGTCGTCGGCCGCGGCTGTGGCGCTCGGTCATCTCCGAGCTGGAGCAGGCGGAGCGGCAGACCCGCGACAACGACGTCATCACGCTCAACTTCTGCGTCAACTACGGGGGGCGGGCCGAGGTCGCCGACGGGGTGCGCCGCATCGCCGAGGACGTCAGGGCCGGGCGGCTGTCCCCGCAGGGGGTCGACGAGCGGACCGTCGCGCGGTACCTCTACCACCCCCAGGTGCCCGACGTGGACCTCTTCGTGCGCAGCTCGGGGGAGCAGCGCACCTCCAACTTCCTGCTCTGGCAGAGCGCCTACGCCGAGATGGTCTTCCAGGACGTCCTGTGGCCCGACTACGACCGCCGGCACCTGTGGGACGCTATCGAGACGTATGCCGCTCGCGACCGGCGCTACGGGGGAGCGGTGGACCGGCCCGGGCGGACGTGAGCCTCCATGCGTGATCGGCCGGTCGCGGATGCCCTACTTGCGCTGTCGGGCGGCCGGGAGGCTGTCGCCACCGGTGTGGGCCGGGGTCAGAGCGTGAGCACGTAGCGGCGGCACCGGTGCATGCGCGCGAAGCGGGCACGCCATACCGCGGGGTCCTCGTCCGGGCCGTGGAGGAAGGCCGTGACCGGGGCGCCCAGGCCGTACGGGGCGGCAAGACCCGCGTCCGGGTCGGACCAGTCGTCGTAGATGTGCAGGTAGGTCTGGTCGAGGGCGAGACCTCGCGCGAGGTACCAGGCGTCGGCCGCCGGGTTCTCGCGGGTCCAGGCGTGGATCCAGGCCAGCCGGCGATCGCCACGCCGCGGCCTCGCCCTCGAAGGTGGTGCGCGCGGTCTTGACGTCGTCGAAGTAGGCGGAGCCGAGGAACGACAGCACCCGGCAGCGCAGCCAGGACGGCTCGTCGAGTCCGATGTCGTCGCGGACCGGGATGGTCACGGGGTCCTGGCCCCCGCGCAGGCCGGGCAGGTGCCGAAGACCTCCAGGGTGTGCTCCACCTGCGTGTAGCCGTGCTCGTGCCCGACCCGGTCGGCCCACCGCTCGACGGCCGGACCCTCGATCTCCACGGTCCGCCCGCACCCGCGGCAGACGAGGTGGTGGTGGTGCCCGGTCGAGCACATCCGGTAGACGGCCTCGCCCTCGTCGGTGCGCAGGGTGTCGATCTCCCCGGCCGCGGCCAGGGCCGTGAGCGTGCGGTAGACCGTGGCCAGGCCGACCCGGGCCCCGTCCTCGCGCAGGCGGGCGTGCAGGTCCTGGGCACTGGTGAAGTCCTCGGTCCGACCCAGCTGCTCGATGACGGTGGACTGCTGGCGCGTGGGGCGCCTCCTCGGGGTGGCGGTCACGGTGCGGCCTCCTCGTGCTCGACGCTCGGGTGGTCGGTGCCCCCGTGCCCGTGGTCCGCGTGCTCGTCGTAGTGCCCCTCGTGGGCGGCGTGCCGGTGGCCGTCGTGCAGGTAGTCGAGGTGGTCGCCGTGGGCGACGGCCTCGTGCCCGCAGTCCGGGCCGTGCTCGTGAGCGTGCCGCTCGGCCCGGCGGTGGCTGCGGCGGGAGAGCGCGCGCACCAGGGCGCCGGCGCCGGCGGCGAGGAAGAAGATCGCGATGGCCAGCAGGACGATGGTCCCGCCCGAGGCGGTGTCCAGCTGGTAGGAGGCGGCCACGCCGCCGACCGCCGAGAGCACCCCGAAGAGCACGGCCCAACGGTTGGTGGCGCGGAAACTGCCGGAGACCTGCTGCGCGGCAGCGTTCGGCACGATCATCAGGGCGCTGATGAGCAGCAGCCCGATGACGCGCATCGCGACGACGACGGTGACCGCGGTGAGCACGGCGAGCAGGATGTTGAGCGCCAGCACGGGCAGGCCGCTGGCACGGGCGTACTCCTCGTCGCCGGCCACGGCGAACAGCCGCGGCCGCAGCACCAGCGTGACCGCGACGATCACGCCCGAGAGGATGCCGAAGACGAGGAGCTCGGAGCGGGAGGTGGTGGTGATGGCGCCGAACAGGTAGCCGGTCAGCGTCCCGGTCTGGGCGCCGGCGGACCGGTTGATGATGACCACGCCGGCCGCGATGCCGCCGTAGAACATCAGGGCCAGCGCCACGTCGCCGGAGGTGCGGCCCCGGGCGCGCACCAGCTCGATCGCGACCGCCGCCACGACCGCGGTGATCAGCGCGGTGAGGACCGGCGAGCGGTCGGTGAGCACCCCGACGGCGACGCCGGCGAGGGCCACGTGGCCCAGGCCGTCGCCGATGAGGGACAGCCCGCGCTGGACCAGGAAGATCCCGACCATCGGGGCGGCGAGCCCCACGAAGAAGGCGGCCAGCAGCGCGTTGCGCATGAAGTCCAGGCTCAGCATCTCGGTCACGACAGCCTCGTCCTCCCGGCCAGGCGGGCCGACTCGGCCCGGTGCACGGCATACCCCTCGGGCGTGCCGTCGAAGGTGAGGTGCCCGGTGTCGACCTCCACGATCCGGTCGACGATGCCGCGCAGCGCCGCCAGCTCGTGGGTGACGACGACGAGCGTGGTCCCCTCGTCGGCCAGCCGGTGCAGCACCCCGGCGAGCACGTCCTGGCTGGCCCGGTCCACGCCCGCGGTGGGCTCGTCCATGACGAGCACCTCGGGGCGCGAGACCAGCGCGCGGGCGATGAGCACCCGCCGCTGCTGGCCGCCGGAGAGCGTGTCGACGTCGAAGGTCGCGCGGTCGGCGAGGCCGGCGACCTCGATCGCCTCCCGCACCCGCTCGCGCTCGGTGCGGTCGGCCGGCCGCCACCACGGACGGGTGGCGAGCAGTCCGGTGTCGACGACCTCGCTCACGGTCGCGCTCACCGCGCCGACGAGGGTATGACGCTGTGGCACGTAGCCGATCCGGGTCCGGTCGCGCAGCCGGGACAGGGGGGCGCCGAGCACCTCGACCTGTCCGGAGAGGTGCTCGGAGAGCCCGAGCAGGCCTTTGACCAGGGTGGTCTTGCCCGAGCCGTTCGGGCCCAGGACCGCGACCACCTCGCCCCGGCCGACGTCGAGGTCGACGTCGGTGACGACCGGCTTGCCGTCGTAGCCGAAGGAGGCCGAGCGCAGCCGGAGGACGGGGGTGGAGGGGGCGTTCACGAGCACCGCTGCCCCTCGCGCAGGGTGGCCAGGTTGGTGCGCATGATGTCGAAATAGTCCGCGTCCGAGCCGGCGCTGCTCAGGCCGTCGGCCGGGTCGAGAGTCAGGACCTGGGCGCCGGTCTCCTCGGCCACGGTCTCGGCGATCGCGCGCGGGAGAAGGGGCTCGGCATAGATGGTGCTCACCCCGAGCCGGTCGACCAGGGCCGCGACCTCGGCCAGGCGGGCCGGAGACGGCTCGGACTCGGGGGAGAGGCCGGTGATGCCGGTCATGTGCAGGTCGTAGCGGGCACCGAGGTAGCCGAACGCGTCGTGGGTGGTGACCACCTCGCGCACCTCGCAGCTGGCCAGGCCGGCCGCGAGCTCGCCGTCCAGGGCGTCGAGGTCCTCGACCAGGGCCGCCGCGTCGGCGGCGTAGGCCTGCGCGTGCTGCGGGTCGAGCTCGGCCAGGCGCTCGCCGAGGGCAGTGGCGACCGCGCCGTAGCGCTGCGGGTCGAGCCAGAAGTGGGGGTCGAGCGGGCCGTGGTCGTGGTCGTCGTGCCCGCTCGCCGCCGTCCCGTGCTCGTCCGAGCTCTCCCCGAGGGGGAGCAGGTCGGCGGCGGGTGCGACGTCGAAGCTGTGGTCGGCCGCCTGGTGGCCCACCGCGTCGTCGACGGCGGGCTGCATACCCGACTCGTAGACCACGAGATCCGCCGAGCCGAGCGACCCGACCGAGCGGGGGCTGAGCTCGACCTCGTGCGGCTCGACCCCGGGGGCGGTCAGCGTGTCGACCGTCGCCCGGTCACCCGCGACGCGTTCCAGGAGGTACTCGAGGGGGTAGAAGCTGGCGACCAGCTGCAGGCCGGCGCCGTCTGCCGCGGTGCCGCCGGTGGCGTCACCGGTCCCCTCGCCGCAGCCCGCCAGGGCGAGGACGAGCGGGGCGAGCAGGAAGGGGCGCAGGCGTGCGGGCATGGCCCCCAGTGTCCACGGAAATGAGAATGATTGTCAATACGAGTTCAGGCGCGCGGCACCAGCTGGGTCACGGCGACGGCCACGAAGAGGAGCAGCACCGCCAGGCGCATGACCCGGTCCACGGTGCTCAGCCGCGGCCAGGACAGGTAGAGGAGCCAGAGGATGAACGCCAGGGCCACCCCGACCAGCACCCAGCCGACCACACCACCGAGGAACCCACCACCGACCATGAGCAGCAGGAGCACCAGGAAGGGCAGCCAGACGGGAAGCCGCGCGAGCAGCTCGAGGGCAGGCAGGGAAGCCTGCTCGACCCGGCGTCGCGTGGGACCGGGACCGGCGGAGGAGGCGGGCTCGGAGGAGGGCGCGGTAGACACGTCGCCAAGCGTAGTCCGTGGGTGGGACGCCCCTGGCGCACCCTTAGACTGACCCCCATGGCCAAGACCTCTACCGTCGACCTCGTCGTGTCCCTCGCCAAGCGTCGGGGCTTCGTCTTCCCCAGCGGGGAGATCTACGGGGGCACGAGGTCGGCCTGGGACTACGGGCCGCTCGGCGTGGCGCTCAAGGAGAACATCAAGCGCCAGTGGTGGCGCTCGGTGGTCCAGATGCGCGACGACGTCGTAGGCCTGGACTCCTCGATCATCCTGCCGCGGCAGGTGTGGGTCGCCTCGGGTCACGTCGGCGCGTTCTCCGACCCGCTGACCGAGTGCCAGTCCTGCCACAAGCGCTTCCGCGCCGACCACCTCCAGGAGGGCGTCGCCGACAAGCTGGCCAGGAAGGGCAAGCCGGTCGACCCCGACGACGTCCCGCTGGCCGACATCGCCTGCCCCAACTGCGGCAACAAGGCCTGGACGGAGCCTCGCGAGTTCAACATGATGCTCAAGACCTACCTCGGCGCGGTCGAGGACGAGTCGGGTCTGCACTACCTGCGCCCGGAGACGGCCCAGGGCATCTTCGTCAACTTCGCCAACGTCATGGGCGCGGCGCGCAAGAAGCCGCCCTTCGGCATCGCCCAGGTGGGCAAGAGCTTCCGCAACGAGATCACGCCCGGCAACTTCATCTTCCGCACCCGTGAGTTCGAGCAGATGGAGATGGAGTTCTTCGTCAAGCCCGGCGAGGACGAGGAGTGGCTCGAGTACTGGCTGGCCGAGCGGACCCGGTGGTACACCGACCTGGGCATCGCGCCGGAGAACCTGCGCCACTTCGAGCACCCGAAGGAGAAGCTCTCCCACTACTCCAAGCGGACCGTCGACATCGAGTACCGCTTCAACTTCACCGGCAGCGAGTGGGGAGAGCTGGAGGGCGTGGCCAACCGCACCGACTTCGACCTCTCCACGCACGCCGAGCACTCAGGGGCGGACCTGACCTTCTTCGACCAGACGACGGGGGAGCGCTACACCCCCTACGTCATCGAGCCGGCGGCCGGCCTGTCGCGGTCGCTGATGACCTTCCTCGTGGAGGCCTACACCGAGGACGAGGCGCCCAACACCAAGGGCGGCGTCGACAAGCGCACGGTGCTGCGCCTCGACCCGCGGCTGGCGCCGATGAAGGTCGCGGTGCTGCCGCTGTCCCGCAACGCCGACCTCTCGCCCAAGGCGCGCGACCTGGCTGCCGCCCTGCGGCAGCACTGGATGGTCGACTTCGACGACGCGGGTGCCATCGGGCGTCGCTACCGGCGGCAGGACGAGATCGGCACGCCGTTCTGCGTCACCGTCGACTTCGACACCCTGGAGGACCAGGCGGTCACGATCCGCGAGCGCGACACGATGAGCCAGGAGCGTGTCGCCCTGGACCAGGTCGAGGGCTACCTGGCGCAGCGTCTCGTCGGCTGCTGAGGCCGACGCCCGCCACCGGGGATGACGCGCGTCAGCGGATGAGCCATGTCACGGCGCCATGTCCATCAGCCCGAGGGTGGTCGGGAGCCACTCGGAGAGCGCCGGCACGAAGGCCACGACGAACAGGGCGACGACCAGCGCCCAGAAGAACGGCCACAGCCTGGAGATGAGGCCCTCCAGCCGGACGTCCCCGACGCGGGCCGCGACGAAGAGGTTGTTGCCGATCGGGGGAGAGATGTTGCCCAGGCACATGTTGAACACCATCATCGCGCCGAAGTGGATCGGGCTGATACCCAGCTCGGTGACCACCGGCAGGAAGATCGGGGTGAAGATCAGGATGGCCGGCGTCGGGTCCATCACCGTCCCGGCGAGGAGCAGGACGACCATGATGATCAGGACGATGATCACCTTGCTGTCGGTGAGCCCGAGCATCGACTCCGCGACCATCCCTGGGAGCCGGGCGAAGGAGAGCACCCAGCCCAGGACGCCCGACATCCCGATCAGCAGCATGATGATGCCGGTGACCTTGGAGGCCTCCAGCAGCACGCTGGGCAGGGAGCTGACGGGCAGCGTGCGCTGCGCGAGGCCCAGCGCCAGGCAGTAGAGCACGGCGATGACGGCCGACTCCGTCGCGGTGAACAGGCCCGCGAGGATGCCGCCGATGACCACGACGATCATGAGCAGCGCGGGCAGGGCGCGCAGGAAGACGATGATCGCCTGGCCGACGGTCGGGCGCTCGCCGGTGCCCTTGAGCTCCGGGTGCTTGCGGGCGTAGAGCGCCACCATGACGATGCAGACCAGTGCCCACAGCAGGCCCGGCCCGACGCCCGCCATGAACAGCGCGGCGATCGAGCTGCCCGACACCAGCGAGTAGACGATGAAGGTGTTGCTGGGCGGCAGCAGCATCCCGGCCGGGGAGGACACCGCGTTGATCATCGCGGAGAACTTCGGGTCGTAGCCGGCCTGGCGCATCGGCGGGTTGAGGACGGTGCCGACCGCGGCGGCGGCCGCGACAGAGGCGCCGGAGACGGTACCGAACATGGCGTTGGCCACGACGGTCGTCTGCGCGAGCGAGGCCGGTAGCCGGCCGGAGACCACGAGGGCCAGGTCGATGAGCCGTTGGGCTATCCCTCCTGTGTTCATCAGGCCTCCGGCGAGGATGAAGAACGGTATCGCCAGCAGCGGGAAGGAGTTGCTGCCGGCCAGGATCCGCTGCGCCGAGGTCAGCGCTGCCCCGTCCCAGCTGAGGAGGATGACGATGGCGAGGGCCGAGGGCAGGCCCATCGCGTAGGCGACGGGCAGCCCGATCGCGATGAAGAGGGCGATGCCGCCGATGAGGACGATCGTGGCGATGAGGACCTGGGTGTCCATGTCAGATCGCCTCCGCGTTCTCGTCGAACTCCGGCGTGGCCGACTCCGCGCCGGAGAGGATACCGATCACGTGGTAGACGGAGTAGAAGAGGATGAGCACCCCGGCCACCGGCATCACCAGGTAGACCTGGCCGACCGTGATCGGCAGCGTCGACAGGTGCTGGTTCCAGGCGTTCAGCGCGATCCTCCAGCCGCCCCAGACGAAGGTGAAGGCGGTGAAGAAGATGACGATCGCCTCGATCAGCAGGCCCATGACCAGCTGCCCGCGCGCCGGCAACTTCTCGACCAGCATCTCGACCGCGATGTGCCCGCGCTCGGAGAAGACGTAGGCCGCGGCGACGAGCGCCAGGACGACGAAGGTGTAGCGGGCCGCCTCCTCGGTCCACGGCGCCGAGAAGTTGAGGACCTCGCGGGTGAAGACCTGCCAGGAGACGATGAGGACCAGCGCCGTGAAGACCACGATGCACAGCGCGGCGAGGACCAGGTCCACGACGCGGCGCACGGCGCGCAGCGCGGACATGAGCGGGCCCCAGCGCACGGGTCCCTCGGGTGGGGCGTCCTCGCCCTTCGGTGGTGGTTCGGTGCTCATCGTTCCTCCTGGCCGCCCTTGGTGGGGAGCCGTGATGTCGGGGTGTGGCGTGGGGGGCGAGTGGTGCGTGCCTCGGGATATGGCTAGGGGGCGCCGTGCGACATCAGCCGTCCGGCGCCCCCATGCGTTGCGTTGGTGAGCTGGAGACTACTCTCCGGCCGCCTTGATGCCGTCGTACAGCGCGCGCTGCGTGTCCGTGGTGACGAACTCCTCGATCATCGGGGAGAGGGCGTCGGCGAAGGCGCCGGCGTCGACCTCGGTGAACGTCGCGCCGCCGGACTCGGCGTCGGTGATGGCCTTCTCGGTGGCTTCGTTCCACAGCTCGGTGTGGTACTTCCAGGTGTTCTGCCAGGCCTCGTCGAAGGCGGCGCGGTCCTCCTGCGACATCGCGTCGAGCACCGGGGTGCTGGCGATCAGGAAGTCCGCGCCGATGAGGTGACGGGTGTAGGAGAAGTAGGGCGCGACCTCGAAGTGCTTCTGGGTGAAGTAGGAGACCTCGTTGTTCTCGGCGCCGTCGATGACGCCGGACTGCAGGCCGGTGTAGACCTCGCCGAAGGCCATCGGCGTGGCGGAGGCGCCGAGCGCCTTCATCATCGAGATGAAGACCGGGCTCTCCTGCACCCGGATCTTCAGGCCCTGCATGTCCGCGGGGGTCTGGACGGGGCCGTCCTTGGTGTAGAAGCTGCGCGCACCCTGGGTGATGCCACCGACGACGCTGAAGTTCTGGGAGTCCTCGAGGCTGGCGTAGACGTCGCCGACGACGTCCGCGTCGTTGATGATGCTCATCTGGGAGTCGACGGAGTCGAAGACCGTCGGGAGGCTGAACACGACGAAGTCGTCGTTGAGGTTCTCCAGCTGCGGCGCGGACACGATCGACAGGTCGACGCTGCCGTCGCTGACCAGCTGGATGGTCTCGTCCTGGGCGCCCAGCGTGGCGTTCGGGTAGACCTCGATGTCCCAGCGGCCGTCCGTGGCCTCGTTGAGGTCCTCCCCGAAGGCCTCCAGGGCGATGTAGGAGGGGTGGTCCTCGGTCTGGTTGAGGGCCAGCTTCATGGTCTTGCCGTCACCCCCGGCGCCGGCTCCGTCACCCGAACCGCCGCAGGCGGCGAGAGTGAGGGCCGCAGCAGTGGCGATACCGGTGAGTGCGAGTCGGGACGTGGTCCGCATGGGTTCTCCTTCGAGCACGGGGACGGGAGGGTGGGGCTCCGTCTGCGTGCCATTCAATCGGCGGGCCACCGGGCATGCCAACAGTTGCCGTTCGTTGCCTCGCCGTCGCACGGCGCGCGTCGCGTCCTGTCGCGGGACTCAGTGCCGGGCGAGGATCGCGGCGGTGTCGGTGCCGCGGGGCAGCACGCCGTACAGGTGGCTGCCGGCCGGGCCCAGGCGGGAGGCGACGAACGCGTCGGCCACCGCGGCGGGCGAGAGACGCACCAGCAACGAGGCCTGCAGCGCGAGGGCCAGCGCCTCGACCAACCGGCGCGCCTCGGCCGCCGCCTCGTGCGGGGGCGCCGACGTCAGCCTGGCGGCCAGCTCGCCGGTGCGGCGCAGGTGCTCGTCGAGCAGGCGGTGCCCGCCCTGCGCCCGGCCCACCTCGGCCTCGAACGCCTTGAGCGCCCGCGGCTCCCGGGCCAGCGTGCGCAGGACGTCGAGCGCGATGACGTTGCCCGAGCCCTCCCAGATCGCCATCACCGGCTGCTCCCGGTAGCGCATGGCCAGCGGGAACTCCTCGACGTAGCCGTTGCCACCGAGGCACTCCATCGCCTCGTAGGCGTGGCCGGGCCCGCGCTTGCACACCCAGTACTTGGCGACGGCGGTCGCGAGCCGGCGCAGGGCCACGTCGTCCTCGTGGTCCTGGTCGGCGTCGTGGGCACGCGCCAGCATCAGCGCCGTGGTGGTGGCCGCCTCCGACTCCAGCGCGAGGTCGGCCAGGACGCCGGTCATCGCGGGCTGGTCGACCAGCGTGGCGCCGAAGGCCGACCGGTGGCGGGCGTGCCACAGCGCCTCGGCGACGGACTGCCGCATACCGGCCGCGGTGCCGAGCACGCAGTCCAGACGGGTGCGGGCGACCATCTCGATGATCGCCCGCACCCCGCGACCGGGCTCGCCGAGGAGGTGGCCGACCGTGTCCTCGAGCTCGATCTCCGCCGAGGCGTTGGAGCGGTTGCCCAGCTTGTCCTTGAGGCGCTGGATCCGGAAGGTGTTGCGGGTGCCGTCCTGCAGCGCGCGGGGGACCAGGAAGCAGCTCAGCCCCTCGGGCGCCTGCGCGAGCACGAGGAAGGCGTCGGACATGGGAGCGCTGCAGAACCACTTGTGACCGGTCAGCCGGTGGGTGCCGTCCCCGGCGTCGACCGCACGGG
Coding sequences within:
- the ptsP gene encoding phosphoenolpyruvate--protein phosphotransferase, translated to MISLVVVSHSRSLARAVVALAHATVDGDGPHLEMAAGLDEETLGTDATAVAQALVRADTASGGDGVLVLLDLGSAVLSAEMALELVDPQLAARVVLSPAPLVEGVVAASASAAAGADLWTCAREAEAAQRAKVEHLAAGGGAGDAALGGSAGHIVNERPGPHPAPTGEGTRTCDAPGPPARSVELPVLAEHGLHARPAARLVARAGAVAPDTTVLVRNRTSGRGPVDALSLSGVATLDARQGHVLVAEARGPRSEEVLAALVELAELGFGDLPPAEPLADGPPVLSVAREPGIAVTGSGLDAAIGPVVRLDVLPDPHGVPAQDAGVESDRLRVALEESGGRLEELADRALSDLGRGEAEVFTAQATLLRDPQITGAATERIEGGSSAAGAWWDAVAEAAGRFEELDDPYQRERALDVRSVGERVLRELLGLAEPEVAGEGVLVVDELDPGLALALDPGRVHGVLTRHGGTTGHGVLVATARGMPVLTGVGSRLDVPDGTVVAFDARNGRLEVDPGPQERAEFEEMVTRRRTEREQGLRDAHVPALTADHVRVRVKANVASLAVARAGAGQGADGAGLVRTEAVFARWRQAPTVEQQVEVYAALAEVFDPHDVTIRTWDAGADKPLAFMPAEEGRNPFLGLRGLRAFVAQPALLLDQLEAICRVAVDHPLRVLFPMVSTADDVRTARSFLARAAARAGLPGPPEGLGVGIMVEVPAAALCVGTLAGGLDFVSVGSNDLAQYVLAAERGSPALAAWSDPLEPAVLQLVRHVADHVPPGVAVSFCGASASDPDLAGLLVGLGVDELSATASAVPMVKRALRAGSTWEYRELADRALAAPDAAAVRELVGPAVRGAALSAPRAGGTAR
- a CDS encoding isoprenyl transferase, which translates into the protein MAARQPQPPFPHPSGARPPAVPRELVPRHVAIVMDGNGRWANQRGLRRTQGHEAGEASLLDVVAGAIEIGVECISAYAFSTENWRRSPDEVRFLMGFNRDVIHRRRDQLDSWGVRMFWSGRRPRLWRSVISELEQAERQTRDNDVITLNFCVNYGGRAEVADGVRRIAEDVRAGRLSPQGVDERTVARYLYHPQVPDVDLFVRSSGEQRTSNFLLWQSAYAEMVFQDVLWPDYDRRHLWDAIETYAARDRRYGGAVDRPGRT
- a CDS encoding metal ABC transporter permease: MTEMLSLDFMRNALLAAFFVGLAAPMVGIFLVQRGLSLIGDGLGHVALAGVAVGVLTDRSPVLTALITAVVAAVAIELVRARGRTSGDVALALMFYGGIAAGVVIINRSAGAQTGTLTGYLFGAITTTSRSELLVFGILSGVIVAVTLVLRPRLFAVAGDEEYARASGLPVLALNILLAVLTAVTVVVAMRVIGLLLISALMIVPNAAAQQVSGSFRATNRWAVLFGVLSAVGGVAASYQLDTASGGTIVLLAIAIFFLAAGAGALVRALSRRSHRRAERHAHEHGPDCGHEAVAHGDHLDYLHDGHRHAAHEGHYDEHADHGHGGTDHPSVEHEEAAP
- a CDS encoding Fur family transcriptional regulator, whose amino-acid sequence is MTATPRRRPTRQQSTVIEQLGRTEDFTSAQDLHARLREDGARVGLATVYRTLTALAAAGEIDTLRTDEGEAVYRMCSTGHHHHLVCRGCGRTVEIEGPAVERWADRVGHEHGYTQVEHTLEVFGTCPACAGARTP
- the recO gene encoding DNA repair protein RecO produces the protein MPTYREAAVVLRTHKLGEADRIVTLLTRGRGKVRAVAKGVRRTRSKFGARLEPGMVVDVQCYEGRNLDTITQADGLAAYGEAIARDYPSFTAASVMLETCEQLTEEGQPALQHFRLLAGGLSALASGEHEARLVLDSYLVRALAIGGWRASFHDCARCGMEGPHRAFHVPSGGSVCPSCRPPGSSAPAPETLDLLGALFSGDWVVADASQRRHRSEASGLVAAYLQWHLERGVRSLRHVERIH
- a CDS encoding alpha-ketoglutarate-dependent dioxygenase AlkB gives rise to the protein MTMMLQGSLLDQVDEVGLRPLAGAVRRTTLSHGAWVDVRPGWLTGADELFARLALGGPAGVEWRAERRTMWDQEVDTPRLLRFYREHETLPDPVLTRAREALSQHYARELGEPFRTAGMCLYRDGRDSVAWHGDRHGRSTHQDTMVAIVSLGSPRTLMLRPRGGGTSTRHVLGHGDLLVMGGSCQRTWDHCVPKTSRPVGPRISVQFRPLGVR